GCGTGGACAGGTCAGGAAATACTTAGTGCTTTTCCTTGGGGAGACCGTACTGAAGGTTCAACATCGTGGTGGTGTAGATCAACAACACAGCACCCAGAATCAGCAACCACCAGTGCAGGAAGGCGATTCCTAAGCCCAGCACCATGATGGCACCAGCCATAGCTGCGGGCCAGATGGAGTGAGGACTAAAGAATCCGAGGGTTCCAGCCTTATCGGCAACTTCAGCTTCCTCCCAGTCTTCCGGCAAAACATCGCTGCGATTCGAGGTCAAGTGAAGGTAGCCGCCAAGCATAATCGCTAGGACGCAGGCAAGGATCAGTGCGACGGTGCCAGCCCATTCCAATCCACGCGGATTACCGCCGTCGCTAACCATGGTGGTTGCGAAGATGTAAATGACAGACATCAGCGCCAGGAACACCGCGGTTCCGTACATAATTTTTGCGCCAGGATTCATGAGTATTTACTCCTTCGCTTTTTTACTTGACCCCAGTTGGGTCGTTGATGTTGTTTCCATCCCTAGTATCCCGCAAGGAGCTAAAGGGATGAGTAGAGGTTGCAAACTTTGGCTGCCCAATGGCACCTAGAGCCTCGGAGTTCGGAGCATCTGGATGAGTCCTTCGATACTCAATGTAATCCTTGAACTTCTCCGGGCTTACGACCCGAACTTCGAAATTCATCATGGCGTGGTAGGTACCGCACATCTCCGCGCACCGACCTACGAATGCACCTTCCTTGTCAATCTTTTCAATTTGGAAAGTGCGCTCAGAGGAGTTCGCTTCCGGGTGAGCATAAGCGTCGCGCTTAAACAGGAATTCCGGCACCCAGAATGCGTGGGTTACATCAGCCGAGGCGAGATTAAACTCAATCGGAGTGT
This genomic interval from Corynebacterium poyangense contains the following:
- the ctaF gene encoding aa3-type cytochrome oxidase subunit IV encodes the protein MNPGAKIMYGTAVFLALMSVIYIFATTMVSDGGNPRGLEWAGTVALILACVLAIMLGGYLHLTSNRSDVLPEDWEEAEVADKAGTLGFFSPHSIWPAAMAGAIMVLGLGIAFLHWWLLILGAVLLIYTTTMLNLQYGLPKEKH